The following coding sequences lie in one Spirosoma sp. KUDC1026 genomic window:
- a CDS encoding FAD-dependent oxidoreductase — protein sequence MIREQAVDSRPLKTVRHEADLVVIGGGLSGVCCAITAARAGIRVTLVQDRPVLGGNASSEVRLWVLGATSHMGNNNRWAREGGVIDEILLDNLYRNPEGNPLILDTILLEKVIAEPYIKLFLNTAVYDVAKADATTITSVKAFCSQNSTQYDLVAPLFCDASGDGVVAFQAGAAFRMGAEPQAEFDEKFAPSAEYGELLGHSLYFYTKDTGKPVRFIPPSYALQDITKIPRYRRFTAKEQGCQLWWLEYGGRLDTVHDTEAIKWELWKVVYGVWNYIKNSGQFPEAETMTLEWVGQIPGKRESRRFEGDYILRQQDIVEQRTQPDAVAFGGWSIDLHPADGVFSEKPGCNQWHSKGIYGIPYRCYYSRNVSNLFLAGRIISASHVAFGSSRVMGTSAHGGQAVGMAAALCTRNGLHPRGLNEPARMQELQRELLKTGQHLPGILLHDQADLARQATLSASSELVLNQLPPDGPLQPLTSSSAQMLPVPAGPMPQLTVFVTADQDTELTVELRQSSRADNHTPDVTLETLTLVLKKGKQELKLPFTATIAEPCYVFVTFLKNEHVQLQYSQLRVTGVLSVFNKTNPAVSNYGKQEPTEDIGVDTFEFWCPERRPKGHNIAMRIEPGLSLFGVENLRNGIQRPTNQPNAYVADPADPNPTVTLTWPVTQRISRVELCFDSDFDHPMETVLMTHPETASPFCVSDYVLCNDRREQVFSTTNNYQSRNTIRFDTPLQTSSLTVHLKGVNGDAQTKSAPAALLEIRCYEE from the coding sequence ATGATACGCGAACAAGCAGTCGATAGTCGTCCGCTAAAGACAGTACGGCACGAAGCAGATTTAGTGGTGATAGGAGGAGGGTTGTCGGGTGTTTGCTGTGCCATTACGGCGGCCAGGGCGGGTATTCGTGTAACATTGGTGCAGGACAGGCCGGTGCTGGGCGGTAATGCCTCGTCGGAGGTGCGGCTCTGGGTGCTGGGCGCTACGTCGCACATGGGCAACAACAACCGCTGGGCGCGGGAGGGGGGCGTTATCGACGAAATCCTGCTCGACAACCTGTACCGCAATCCGGAAGGAAACCCGCTCATTCTCGATACGATTCTACTGGAGAAGGTTATTGCCGAACCCTATATCAAGCTGTTTCTGAACACGGCGGTGTACGACGTCGCGAAAGCCGATGCGACGACGATTACGTCGGTAAAGGCGTTTTGCAGCCAGAATAGTACACAGTACGACCTGGTGGCCCCGCTGTTCTGCGACGCGTCGGGGGACGGTGTCGTCGCGTTTCAGGCCGGGGCTGCCTTCCGGATGGGCGCCGAACCGCAGGCTGAGTTTGACGAAAAATTCGCGCCCTCCGCTGAGTACGGCGAATTGCTGGGCCACTCCTTATATTTCTACACCAAAGATACCGGTAAGCCCGTACGGTTCATTCCGCCATCCTACGCCCTACAGGACATTACGAAAATCCCACGCTATCGTCGGTTTACTGCCAAAGAGCAGGGGTGCCAGCTCTGGTGGCTGGAATACGGCGGTCGGCTGGACACCGTGCACGACACGGAAGCGATCAAGTGGGAACTCTGGAAAGTGGTGTACGGCGTCTGGAATTACATCAAAAACTCCGGCCAGTTTCCCGAAGCGGAGACGATGACCCTGGAATGGGTCGGTCAGATACCGGGTAAGCGCGAGAGCCGCCGGTTCGAAGGCGATTACATCCTCCGGCAGCAGGATATTGTCGAACAACGCACCCAGCCCGACGCCGTAGCGTTTGGCGGCTGGTCCATCGACCTGCACCCCGCCGACGGCGTTTTTTCTGAAAAACCGGGCTGCAATCAGTGGCACAGCAAGGGCATTTACGGAATTCCGTACCGCTGTTATTACAGCCGGAACGTCAGCAATCTGTTCCTGGCCGGACGGATTATCAGCGCGTCGCACGTCGCGTTTGGGTCGTCGCGGGTGATGGGTACGAGCGCCCACGGCGGGCAGGCGGTGGGCATGGCGGCTGCGCTCTGCACACGTAATGGACTGCATCCGCGCGGGCTGAACGAGCCCGCGCGGATGCAGGAACTGCAACGGGAATTGTTGAAAACCGGGCAGCACCTTCCGGGTATTCTACTGCACGATCAGGCCGACCTGGCCAGGCAGGCTACCCTAAGCGCGTCCAGCGAACTCGTGCTGAATCAACTGCCGCCCGACGGGCCACTTCAGCCGCTAACGTCATCCTCGGCGCAGATGCTGCCTGTTCCTGCCGGACCGATGCCGCAGCTGACCGTATTTGTTACGGCCGATCAGGATACCGAGCTGACCGTTGAGTTGCGCCAAAGCAGCCGGGCAGATAACCACACGCCCGACGTAACGCTGGAAACGTTGACATTGGTGCTGAAAAAAGGAAAGCAGGAATTGAAGCTGCCGTTCACGGCTACCATCGCCGAGCCGTGCTACGTGTTTGTTACGTTCCTGAAAAACGAGCACGTTCAGTTGCAGTACAGCCAGTTACGCGTAACGGGCGTCCTGTCGGTCTTTAACAAAACTAACCCTGCCGTATCGAATTACGGCAAGCAGGAGCCAACGGAAGATATTGGCGTCGATACGTTCGAGTTCTGGTGCCCCGAACGGCGGCCGAAAGGCCACAACATCGCTATGCGTATCGAGCCGGGACTGAGTTTGTTCGGCGTCGAAAACTTGCGTAATGGTATCCAGCGCCCGACAAATCAGCCAAATGCCTACGTTGCTGACCCCGCCGATCCCAATCCGACGGTGACGCTGACCTGGCCGGTCACACAACGTATCAGTCGGGTAGAGCTTTGCTTCGATAGTGATTTCGACCATCCTATGGAAACCGTCCTGATGACTCATCCCGAAACGGCCTCGCCGTTCTGCGTCAGTGATTACGTGCTTTGCAACGACCGGCGGGAGCAGGTATTCAGCACTACGAACAACTACCAAAGTCGTAACACAATCCGTTTTGATACGCCCCTACAGACAAGTAGTCTGACCGTCCATTTGAAAGGCGTCAACGGTGATGCGCAGACGAAGTCGGCACCGGCTGCCCTGCTGGAAATCCGGTGTTATGAAGAGTGA
- a CDS encoding DUF2490 domain-containing protein, whose amino-acid sequence MRFPFLLFILLPISCYVSAQQTRLLDPNTIGWFTYNGDHKLGKRWELHTEYQWRRTDFLHSMQQSLARVGTNYQLNDRVSVGGGYTNLTTYPYGDYPEDDVMTFEHRSYEDLNISDQLGLVSLSHRFRLEQRWLSVGADANPRDIVDWEFQNRIRYQISGKIPLQGQRIDNGEFYANFFAELFIGFGQNVGNDIFNQNRLSAGPGYQIRDNLKLELNYINQIKQHATPEPTSDRPVFEINNGFRLNVVYNLDFTK is encoded by the coding sequence ATGCGATTTCCGTTTCTCTTATTCATTCTGCTTCCGATTTCTTGCTACGTATCGGCCCAGCAAACCCGCCTGCTGGATCCTAATACGATTGGCTGGTTTACCTACAACGGCGATCACAAACTCGGCAAACGCTGGGAGCTGCACACCGAATACCAATGGCGTCGTACGGATTTTCTGCACAGTATGCAGCAGAGCCTGGCGCGGGTAGGGACTAATTACCAGCTAAACGACCGCGTCTCGGTGGGTGGCGGGTACACCAACCTGACTACCTATCCCTACGGCGATTACCCCGAAGACGACGTGATGACGTTCGAACACCGGTCGTACGAGGACCTTAACATCAGTGATCAATTGGGTCTGGTCAGCCTGTCGCATCGCTTCCGGCTCGAACAGCGCTGGTTGAGCGTAGGGGCCGACGCCAATCCGCGTGACATCGTTGACTGGGAATTTCAGAACCGAATTCGGTATCAGATTTCGGGCAAAATTCCGCTCCAGGGTCAGCGCATCGACAACGGCGAGTTCTACGCCAATTTCTTCGCCGAGCTATTCATCGGCTTCGGCCAGAACGTAGGTAATGACATATTCAACCAGAACCGACTGTCGGCGGGGCCGGGCTACCAGATTCGGGACAACCTGAAGCTGGAATTGAATTACATCAACCAGATCAAGCAGCACGCTACGCCCGAACCCACCTCCGACCGGCCGGTTTTCGAGATCAACAACGGCTTCCGGCTGAACGTCGTTTATAACCTCGACTTCACCAAATAG
- a CDS encoding bacteriorhodopsin, which translates to MENMENLFSYSSVQHDIINHVLVLGVGATTTGLVYFILTMKESAPKYQLSSIISAVVMVSAALILFNQQQSWHQAFTWDGNKWNPSEATFSNGFRYVNWSIDVPMLLTQLLIVLGVSGAAFRRRWVGLVVAGLLMIYTGYVGQFYETTDISKLLIWGAISTVFMIYICYIVGISVAETNVNMSPKAAKRAKALFWLLIVAWTLYPIAYLVPWLSPTPNGMVARQILYTIADITSKVIYGIMLGQLATRLSAEEGYEPAREAMKSVIYGRD; encoded by the coding sequence ATGGAAAACATGGAGAATCTTTTCAGCTATTCGTCTGTACAGCACGACATTATCAATCATGTGCTCGTACTGGGGGTAGGAGCAACAACGACAGGCTTAGTTTATTTCATCCTGACGATGAAAGAAAGCGCACCCAAATATCAGCTGAGCTCAATCATATCAGCCGTTGTTATGGTATCAGCAGCTTTGATTCTGTTTAATCAGCAGCAGAGCTGGCATCAGGCGTTTACGTGGGATGGGAACAAATGGAATCCATCCGAAGCTACCTTTTCCAACGGCTTTCGGTACGTTAACTGGTCAATCGATGTGCCGATGCTGCTTACCCAATTGCTGATTGTACTGGGTGTATCAGGAGCTGCTTTCCGCCGGCGCTGGGTCGGGCTGGTTGTCGCCGGTCTTCTCATGATCTATACCGGATACGTCGGGCAGTTTTACGAAACGACAGATATCTCTAAACTGCTGATCTGGGGGGCTATAAGCACCGTATTTATGATCTACATCTGTTATATCGTCGGGATATCGGTTGCGGAGACGAATGTAAATATGTCGCCCAAGGCGGCTAAAAGGGCCAAAGCACTTTTCTGGCTGCTTATTGTCGCCTGGACGCTGTATCCAATTGCTTACCTTGTTCCCTGGCTGTCGCCAACGCCGAATGGTATGGTTGCCCGGCAGATCCTGTACACGATTGCTGACATTACCTCAAAAGTCATTTACGGCATCATGCTGGGGCAGCTAGCTACCCGCCTGAGTGCGGAAGAAGGATACGAGCCGGCCCGTGAAGCAATGAAGTCGGTTATTTACGGACGAGACTAA
- a CDS encoding TIM barrel protein — translation MDTRRQFLKTAGGATLGALLLPQLSQAATVKNVGIQLYTVRKEMLDDAVGTLKELAKIGYKQLESARSAKGLYYGLQPKEMKNVASDLGMTLRSGHVAIDENWQKTVDQAAESGQEYLICSSLPSEGQTVDNYKRCADTFTKAAEVCQKANITFGYHNHDYEFKVVDGKPLYDILLTNTDPKLVKMELDLGWVIVTGNDPVAYFNKYPGRFPLWHLKDMDRAKQESTEFGKGNINIKEMLQNMKKSGVKYFFVEQEEYPKTAMESARYDFEYLAKLNY, via the coding sequence ATGGACACAAGACGTCAATTTCTGAAAACAGCGGGCGGAGCAACTCTCGGAGCCCTTTTATTACCCCAGCTCAGCCAGGCTGCTACGGTCAAGAATGTCGGTATTCAACTGTACACTGTCCGGAAAGAGATGCTGGACGACGCGGTTGGGACGCTGAAAGAGCTGGCTAAAATTGGCTATAAACAGCTGGAATCGGCCCGTAGCGCGAAAGGGCTTTACTACGGTCTACAGCCTAAAGAAATGAAGAACGTAGCCAGTGATCTAGGCATGACGTTACGGAGCGGCCACGTCGCCATCGACGAAAACTGGCAGAAGACCGTTGATCAGGCGGCCGAGTCAGGGCAGGAGTACCTGATCTGTTCGTCGCTTCCGTCGGAAGGGCAGACCGTCGATAACTACAAACGCTGTGCCGATACGTTCACGAAAGCCGCCGAGGTGTGCCAGAAAGCGAACATCACCTTTGGCTACCACAACCACGACTATGAGTTCAAGGTGGTTGACGGCAAACCCCTGTATGACATCCTGCTGACCAATACCGATCCCAAGCTGGTGAAAATGGAACTGGATCTGGGCTGGGTAATCGTGACGGGTAATGACCCGGTGGCTTATTTCAACAAATATCCCGGCCGTTTTCCGCTCTGGCATTTGAAGGATATGGACCGGGCGAAACAGGAAAGCACTGAGTTCGGGAAAGGCAACATCAATATTAAAGAGATGCTGCAGAACATGAAGAAATCAGGCGTGAAATACTTCTTTGTCGAGCAGGAAGAATACCCCAAAACGGCCATGGAAAGCGCCCGCTACGATTTCGAATACCTGGCCAAACTGAACTATTAA
- a CDS encoding carotenoid oxygenase family protein, which produces MAIQHYKVLHDYVRANKTVVDEYDDVELQLLEGELPADLKGVLYRNGNGRFAHQGVWYDHLFDGDGMISRFEFDGQKVRYRNRYVRTREFLEEEKAGRMLHRSFGTNLPGGLLKNAFRMQFKNAANTSVVSHGGHMMALWEGGWPHRIDPVTLETIDRYDYDGVLKNRFSWFDSQIMPEMPFSAHPKIHPDTGVLYNFGTVAGTKQRLVLYKVSPGGKAMIDQIIEMDDMTFSHDFVVTQSGHRILFLTPVAFDMPRALLGFTSPAASIRVDRNKPTLILVIDPDGTIHRLTTDFCFVFHFVNGYQEHDGKLIVDGLMLDYFPASDLMKAYLNGDVADDGMGARFTRYTIDLATKQVTHTPLADYEGELPEIHPDRVGKPYQYTWGIGRPLSHSRPLADQLVKIDVTTGRGMHTGDDHTLPSEPIVVPRPASTAEDDAWLLYLRFDDRMKTTDLVVADAATLTTTARLRLPHNIPLGFHGLWLPEGGL; this is translated from the coding sequence ATGGCCATTCAGCATTACAAGGTGTTGCACGATTACGTCCGCGCGAACAAAACGGTGGTGGACGAATATGACGACGTTGAACTACAACTGCTGGAAGGTGAGCTGCCCGCTGATTTGAAAGGTGTGTTGTATCGTAACGGTAATGGCCGGTTTGCGCATCAGGGAGTATGGTACGACCATCTGTTCGACGGTGACGGTATGATTTCGCGCTTCGAATTCGACGGGCAGAAGGTACGCTATCGTAATCGCTACGTACGAACGCGGGAATTTTTGGAAGAAGAAAAAGCGGGTCGGATGCTGCACCGGAGTTTTGGAACGAACCTGCCGGGTGGTCTCCTGAAAAACGCCTTCCGAATGCAGTTTAAAAATGCGGCTAACACCAGTGTTGTTAGTCACGGGGGGCACATGATGGCGCTTTGGGAAGGCGGATGGCCGCACCGCATCGACCCGGTTACGCTGGAAACTATCGACCGGTACGATTATGATGGTGTACTGAAAAACCGGTTTTCGTGGTTCGACAGTCAGATCATGCCAGAAATGCCGTTTTCTGCGCATCCCAAAATTCATCCCGATACGGGTGTGCTATACAATTTTGGTACGGTAGCCGGAACGAAGCAACGGCTGGTGCTGTACAAAGTCAGTCCCGGTGGCAAGGCGATGATCGATCAGATAATCGAGATGGACGATATGACCTTCTCGCACGATTTTGTTGTCACGCAGAGCGGTCATCGGATTCTGTTTTTGACGCCTGTAGCTTTCGACATGCCCCGAGCGCTTCTTGGTTTTACGTCTCCTGCCGCGTCGATTCGCGTCGACCGCAACAAGCCAACGCTGATACTGGTAATCGATCCGGATGGTACTATTCACCGGTTGACGACCGACTTCTGCTTTGTCTTTCATTTTGTCAACGGATATCAGGAACACGACGGCAAATTGATTGTCGATGGCCTGATGCTGGACTATTTCCCCGCATCGGATTTGATGAAAGCGTACCTGAATGGCGACGTGGCCGACGATGGTATGGGGGCTCGTTTCACCCGCTACACGATTGATCTGGCTACGAAACAGGTAACCCACACACCGCTGGCCGACTACGAAGGGGAACTGCCCGAAATTCACCCCGACCGGGTTGGCAAGCCGTATCAATACACCTGGGGTATTGGTCGGCCGCTCAGTCATAGTCGTCCACTAGCCGATCAGCTCGTTAAAATCGACGTCACGACCGGACGAGGGATGCATACCGGCGATGACCATACCCTGCCGAGCGAACCAATTGTGGTGCCCCGACCCGCTAGTACGGCCGAAGATGACGCGTGGTTACTGTATTTACGGTTTGACGACCGGATGAAAACAACGGACCTGGTCGTAGCCGATGCTGCTACGTTGACGACTACGGCCCGGTTGCGGCTCCCTCACAACATTCCTCTTGGTTTCCACGGTTTGTGGCTGCCTGAAGGCGGGCTATAA
- a CDS encoding acyltransferase family protein → MVTPSTHLTSSYFPGIQGLRAVACLLVVFFHLAMLLDRTYQLPILNTFFSQGYAGVDLFFVISGFVIAHSSRSLIGQPTTFRTYWLKRLVRIYPMYWLVLLPTLAGVLLTGSSDKIPAGSVLDVFAHWTSTALLLPGHDAINGVSWSLSYELYFYGVFSLLILSPRLWVVPAGIGLGTLLMMREPVTGTFVNDFLLSPFNLEFGLGVLVWSINQRTILSTRLSLALLVASVLGVVFFQATVTNEDHLQRVLVFGSSSFLLLLGVLGLDSQDLLRVPVWLGKLGDASYMLYLIHCPTLIIANKLIKPLVLDPFSVLTLNLALVVLINWSSVYLHEHLEKPVMKSLLRRLLPVRPQVVMPTPDPVAA, encoded by the coding sequence ATGGTAACACCCTCTACTCACCTGACGTCAAGTTACTTTCCAGGGATACAGGGGCTCAGAGCCGTAGCCTGTCTCCTGGTTGTATTCTTTCACCTGGCTATGTTGCTGGACAGAACCTACCAGCTGCCGATTCTTAATACGTTCTTTTCGCAGGGGTACGCGGGTGTCGACCTGTTCTTTGTCATCAGCGGTTTTGTCATTGCCCACAGCAGTAGGAGCCTGATTGGCCAGCCGACTACATTCCGTACGTACTGGCTCAAGCGGCTTGTCCGTATTTATCCTATGTACTGGCTGGTGCTACTGCCAACGCTGGCGGGCGTTCTGCTCACAGGCTCATCAGACAAAATCCCCGCCGGTTCGGTGCTGGACGTGTTTGCACACTGGACCTCCACGGCCCTGCTCCTGCCGGGGCACGACGCCATAAACGGTGTGAGTTGGTCGCTGAGCTACGAATTGTATTTCTACGGCGTATTTAGCCTGTTGATTTTGTCGCCCCGCCTGTGGGTTGTCCCGGCCGGCATTGGTCTGGGAACGCTGCTCATGATGCGCGAACCCGTAACAGGCACTTTCGTTAACGATTTTCTGCTGAGCCCCTTCAATCTGGAGTTTGGCCTGGGTGTGCTGGTCTGGTCTATCAACCAGCGGACCATACTTTCGACACGCCTGAGTCTGGCGCTCCTCGTCGCGTCGGTTCTGGGTGTCGTATTTTTTCAGGCGACGGTTACGAACGAAGATCATCTTCAGCGCGTGCTGGTCTTTGGCAGCTCGTCGTTCCTGCTGCTGCTGGGCGTACTCGGACTGGATAGTCAAGACTTGCTGCGGGTTCCGGTCTGGCTGGGTAAACTGGGCGATGCGTCGTACATGCTGTATCTGATCCACTGCCCAACGCTGATCATTGCCAACAAACTCATTAAACCGCTGGTGCTGGACCCTTTTTCTGTACTGACGCTGAATCTGGCGCTGGTTGTCCTGATCAACTGGAGCAGCGTTTACCTGCACGAGCATCTGGAGAAACCGGTTATGAAGTCGCTTCTTCGGCGGCTGCTCCCTGTCCGGCCCCAAGTCGTCATGCCCACTCCTGATCCTGTTGCCGCCTAG
- a CDS encoding DMT family transporter yields MKQSNSVVIPAGLLYAALWASASVATKYGVQSVHPLILANTRFFIAGIGMLLFVYGIQRPKQAWPIGKQWGQLTLFALLNTTIYLGAFVLALKQVSAGIGSLSTATNPLFITLLSALWLRRMPRWTELGGLLLGLTGVGIATYPLLQTSYATLDGLLILLGGMISVSAATVYYARVDWQLPTLAINGWQVLIGGLLLLPFTLVFADFTTAQYDARFWLSVFWLIIPVSVAALQLWFFLVRLDPIRASLWLFLCPIFGFVYAYLLLDEPITLYTLIGTGLVIGGLWLGRKV; encoded by the coding sequence ATGAAGCAATCGAATTCAGTTGTTATACCGGCCGGGCTTCTTTACGCGGCTCTCTGGGCTTCTGCCTCCGTCGCGACGAAGTACGGCGTACAGTCGGTCCATCCCCTTATTCTGGCGAATACGCGGTTTTTTATTGCCGGTATTGGTATGCTACTGTTTGTTTATGGTATTCAACGTCCCAAACAGGCCTGGCCCATCGGCAAACAGTGGGGCCAACTGACGCTATTCGCTCTGCTCAACACGACCATTTATCTGGGCGCGTTTGTGCTGGCCCTGAAACAGGTTTCGGCCGGGATTGGCAGTCTATCGACGGCCACTAACCCGCTGTTTATTACGTTGTTGTCGGCTTTATGGCTGCGCCGGATGCCGCGCTGGACTGAACTGGGTGGCTTATTGCTGGGCCTAACCGGCGTAGGCATTGCTACCTACCCTTTGCTGCAGACGAGCTACGCGACACTCGACGGGTTACTGATTCTGCTGGGTGGGATGATTTCTGTGTCGGCCGCCACGGTATATTACGCCCGGGTCGACTGGCAGTTGCCAACATTAGCCATTAACGGCTGGCAGGTCCTGATCGGCGGCCTGTTACTGCTTCCCTTCACGCTTGTCTTTGCTGACTTCACCACAGCTCAGTACGATGCTCGCTTCTGGCTATCCGTTTTCTGGCTAATTATACCCGTATCGGTAGCCGCCCTTCAGCTCTGGTTTTTCCTGGTACGGCTGGACCCCATCCGGGCCTCACTTTGGTTGTTTCTCTGCCCCATCTTCGGTTTCGTCTACGCTTATTTGTTGCTCGACGAGCCAATCACCCTATACACCCTTATCGGCACCGGACTGGTCATTGGTGGGCTCTGGCTGGGCCGAAAAGTGTAG
- a CDS encoding OmpA family protein, giving the protein MTKWIKIFLVVSSCTFINSLPSESIGQSRIPAPAPSPADGLALLKGSILDGQTKKPLAGAVVSARSQTGTMRAQQVTTAGDGSYQLKLDPKQPYTLVTQADGYITLEEQLAFTSNFAVDMQRQPVLLYRKGTTPPVAVAKVPAPTKTPAVAQSQQLPQVTVAAPASAPVSSSSPAIPPKTLDAKVVYTPPLVVAPVGKTTQLRAIQFVQSKAELLPDAQPALEQLLAFMNSNPTTEILLAGHTDNQGDFDENVRLSKQRVDLVKEYLVKNGIAGSRITTRGYGPTRPTASNNHEASRQQNRRVEMIITKQ; this is encoded by the coding sequence ATGACGAAGTGGATTAAGATTTTTTTGGTTGTCAGTTCCTGTACGTTCATCAATTCGCTGCCCTCGGAGAGCATAGGGCAGTCCCGGATTCCAGCTCCCGCTCCTTCCCCGGCCGATGGCCTAGCGCTTCTGAAAGGATCGATACTGGACGGCCAAACCAAGAAACCCCTCGCCGGAGCGGTAGTCAGTGCCAGAAGTCAGACCGGCACCATGCGTGCCCAGCAGGTAACCACGGCCGGCGATGGGTCATACCAGCTCAAGCTCGATCCCAAACAGCCCTACACGCTTGTCACCCAGGCCGATGGCTACATTACGCTGGAAGAACAACTGGCCTTCACCTCGAATTTTGCGGTTGATATGCAGCGGCAGCCTGTTCTGTTGTATCGCAAAGGAACAACACCGCCCGTTGCTGTCGCTAAAGTACCAGCCCCGACGAAAACGCCTGCTGTAGCTCAGTCGCAACAACTGCCGCAGGTAACTGTAGCAGCCCCGGCGTCCGCTCCAGTAAGTTCGAGTTCTCCTGCTATCCCCCCCAAAACGCTCGATGCTAAAGTCGTGTATACCCCCCCGCTGGTTGTAGCTCCGGTTGGTAAAACGACGCAGTTACGCGCCATCCAGTTTGTGCAGAGCAAAGCCGAACTACTACCCGACGCTCAGCCCGCGCTGGAACAATTGCTGGCGTTCATGAACAGCAATCCAACGACCGAAATCCTGCTGGCGGGTCATACCGATAACCAGGGAGATTTCGACGAAAACGTCCGGTTATCCAAGCAGCGGGTCGATCTGGTTAAAGAGTATCTGGTGAAAAATGGAATCGCTGGGAGCCGGATTACCACGCGTGGCTACGGCCCAACCCGTCCAACCGCCAGCAATAACCACGAAGCGTCGCGTCAGCAGAATCGCCGGGTGGAAATGATCATCACGAAACAGTAG
- a CDS encoding SGNH/GDSL hydrolase family protein: MRTGIYLFAFILLLSTAFISKPTRVVFFGDSITQAGVNPGGYIDMLKKTLPADQFELIGAGIGGNKIYDLYLRMEDDVLAKKPDVVVIWVGVNDVWHKASSGTGTDPDKFVRFYEAVIKKLQANNIRVVLCTPAAIGEKTDMTNQQDGDLNQYSAFIRDLATRYNLPLVDLRKAFQEYDLKNNPENKDRGVLTTDRVHLNEKGNQFVADQMKAVLTAGK; this comes from the coding sequence ATGCGTACCGGCATCTATTTATTTGCATTTATCCTGCTGCTGTCAACGGCGTTCATCAGTAAACCAACCCGGGTCGTTTTCTTCGGCGATTCCATTACCCAAGCGGGCGTTAATCCCGGCGGCTACATTGATATGCTGAAAAAGACGCTGCCCGCCGATCAGTTTGAACTCATTGGCGCGGGCATTGGCGGCAACAAAATCTACGACCTGTACCTGCGGATGGAAGACGACGTACTAGCCAAAAAACCGGATGTAGTTGTCATCTGGGTAGGCGTTAACGACGTATGGCATAAGGCCAGCAGCGGTACCGGAACCGACCCCGACAAGTTTGTCCGGTTTTACGAAGCGGTGATTAAAAAGCTACAAGCGAATAACATCCGCGTTGTTCTGTGCACGCCCGCAGCCATTGGCGAGAAAACGGACATGACCAACCAGCAGGACGGCGACCTGAATCAGTACAGCGCCTTTATCCGTGACCTGGCCACCCGCTATAACCTGCCGTTGGTTGATTTGCGGAAAGCGTTTCAGGAGTATGACTTGAAAAACAATCCTGAAAACAAAGATCGGGGGGTCCTGACTACCGACCGGGTGCATCTCAACGAAAAGGGAAATCAATTCGTCGCCGATCAGATGAAGGCGGTACTGACAGCCGGGAAATAG